The following are encoded in a window of Schistocerca nitens isolate TAMUIC-IGC-003100 chromosome 9, iqSchNite1.1, whole genome shotgun sequence genomic DNA:
- the LOC126204232 gene encoding uncharacterized protein LOC126204232, producing METIQRLQYLPTTSSVVPVSSSQKVSLGVTNAELDTVAENAAEVPKEAILTEVESTAASEEPHSVAAEVTPPALEPAPTAVTPSPSPAVAAQTTSPAIAEETPSATAEATPPAVEPVPIAAAPSPTPAVAEPTPLPVIAETTPPPAATKPTSPTAETSPAPPPSPSRVAEKNRPVTVSKVSPLSHDEVIPNDLGKHVPIKLVDSKVKQTSNRVSNRPKKLPKRNEDFLWFIPRKSNRHLT from the coding sequence atggaaactattcagagactgcaatacttaccaacaacatcatcagtggtacctgtatcatcatcacagaaagtATCTCTAGGAGTGACTAATGCAGAATTAgatacagtagcagaaaatgcagcagaagtacctaaagaagcaatactaacagaagtagaatcaacagcagcatcagaagaaccacattcagtagcagcagaagtaactcctccagcattagaaccagctcctacagcagtaacaccatctccctcaccagcagtagcagcacaaactacttcaccagcaatagcagaagaaacaccatcagcaacagcagaagcaactcctccagcagtagaaccagttcctatagcagcagcaccatctcccacaccagcagtagcagaaccaactcctttaccagtaatagcagaaacaactcctccaccagcagcaactaaaccaacttcaccaacagcagaaacatcaccagctcctcctccatcaccttcaagagtagcagaaaagaatagaccagtcacagtaagtaaagtatcacctttgtctcatgatgaagtgataccaaatgatttgggaaaacatgttcctataaaacttgtggacagtaaagtgaaacaaacttccaaccgtgtttcaaacagacccaaaaaattaccaaagagaaatgaagattttttatggtttatcccaaggaagtccaaCCGCCACCTAACGTAG